Proteins encoded by one window of Flavobacterium sp. N502540:
- a CDS encoding SH3 domain-containing protein — protein sequence MKKHFLLIAILFCSALIHSQERYFLNSDTRLYTSTNTAGDFLGYFKYGAEVQLLSESKNGWCKVRSDNFSEGYVPEQFIAKRLNAKDVQTKDPENPIIEGNDNYYGSSHLFVLVAGLKARALPDKNSKIRAILFTGDPVAVNYLPKNPDEWVNIQGHSDPEYAQFTLGKFLGKRPDFNSLLKDFDQLNINAIAERKTIGERIVELAWNSENAKLTPAYQRYYEVVKQLNDPKLLADTELNIAIAKGLAKTKKPEEITAFSKKAEFVLKGVKTKSLFFSQKDLVKNFGKPPKKGTVSDECGIYLSELFYYYPDFEVSVDEKQNQAEITKVFINENNKLVFSPTASLDYTLTEKAFIEKYGAYIGASMKNPHLYAIQLEDSEFRIEFRDGKLFTIEIIFYC from the coding sequence ATGAAAAAGCACTTCTTACTTATAGCAATACTATTTTGCTCTGCTCTGATTCATTCGCAAGAACGTTACTTTCTAAATTCTGATACTCGTCTCTACACTTCAACTAATACTGCAGGTGACTTTCTGGGTTATTTTAAATATGGAGCAGAAGTTCAGCTCCTTTCGGAAAGTAAAAATGGCTGGTGTAAAGTAAGATCTGATAATTTCTCTGAAGGTTATGTGCCTGAGCAATTTATTGCAAAAAGGTTAAACGCAAAAGATGTTCAAACAAAAGACCCCGAAAATCCAATTATTGAAGGTAACGACAATTACTATGGCAGCAGCCATCTTTTTGTTTTAGTCGCCGGTTTAAAAGCAAGAGCACTTCCGGACAAAAACTCAAAAATCAGAGCCATTCTGTTCACCGGTGATCCTGTAGCGGTTAATTATCTTCCTAAAAATCCGGACGAATGGGTAAACATACAAGGTCATAGTGATCCCGAGTACGCACAATTTACACTTGGAAAATTCCTTGGAAAAAGACCCGATTTTAATTCTTTACTCAAAGATTTTGATCAGCTGAATATCAATGCAATTGCAGAACGCAAAACGATTGGCGAACGAATTGTAGAATTGGCCTGGAACAGTGAAAATGCAAAACTGACACCCGCTTATCAAAGATATTATGAAGTTGTAAAACAATTAAACGATCCAAAACTTCTGGCCGATACTGAACTGAATATCGCTATTGCCAAAGGATTAGCTAAAACCAAAAAACCGGAAGAAATTACCGCTTTCAGCAAAAAAGCTGAATTTGTTTTAAAAGGAGTAAAAACAAAATCACTCTTTTTTTCTCAAAAAGATTTAGTCAAAAACTTTGGAAAACCTCCTAAAAAAGGAACGGTAAGCGACGAATGCGGTATTTACCTCAGTGAGCTTTTTTACTACTATCCGGATTTTGAAGTTTCAGTAGATGAAAAACAAAATCAGGCTGAAATAACGAAGGTTTTTATCAACGAAAACAACAAACTTGTTTTCAGTCCAACGGCTTCTCTCGATTACACTCTGACCGAAAAAGCATTTATTGAAAAATACGGGGCTTATATTGGTGCTTCCATGAAAAACCCACACCTGTACGCTATCCAACTGGAAGACAGTGAATTTAGAATAGAATTCAGAGACGGAAAATTATTTACGATTGAAATAATCTTCTATTGCTGA
- the panB gene encoding 3-methyl-2-oxobutanoate hydroxymethyltransferase has protein sequence MSVAKKDYKKITTKSLIEMKSNGEKISMLTAYDFTMAKIVDTAGIDVILVGDSASNVMAGHETTLPITLDQMIYHASSVVRAVDRALVVVDLPFGSYQSDPKEALRSAIRIMKESGGHAVKLEGGKEIKESIKKILNAGIPVMGHLGLTPQSIYKFGTYSVRAKEDEEAEKLIEDAKLLEKIGCFGIVLEKIPAHLAEQVAKSISIPVIGIGAGGGVDGQVLVIHDMLGMNNEFSPRFLRRYLNLYEEMTQAISQYAADVKSADFPNSGEQY, from the coding sequence ATGTCAGTAGCAAAAAAAGATTATAAAAAGATCACCACAAAGTCATTAATCGAAATGAAAAGCAATGGAGAAAAAATCTCAATGCTTACCGCTTACGATTTTACAATGGCCAAAATTGTTGATACCGCAGGAATCGATGTTATTCTGGTAGGCGACTCTGCATCAAACGTTATGGCAGGTCATGAAACGACATTGCCTATTACTTTAGATCAAATGATTTACCATGCCTCGTCTGTAGTTCGCGCTGTAGACAGAGCCTTAGTAGTAGTGGATTTACCTTTCGGAAGTTACCAGTCAGATCCAAAAGAAGCTTTGCGTTCTGCAATCAGAATCATGAAAGAAAGCGGCGGACATGCTGTAAAACTTGAAGGAGGAAAAGAAATTAAAGAATCGATCAAAAAAATATTAAACGCAGGAATTCCGGTTATGGGACATTTGGGCTTAACACCTCAATCCATCTATAAATTCGGAACCTACAGCGTTCGTGCCAAAGAAGATGAAGAAGCTGAAAAATTAATCGAAGATGCTAAACTTCTCGAAAAAATTGGGTGTTTTGGTATTGTTTTAGAAAAAATCCCGGCGCATTTAGCCGAGCAGGTAGCCAAAAGCATTTCCATTCCGGTAATCGGAATCGGAGCCGGCGGTGGTGTAGACGGACAGGTTCTTGTAATTCATGATATGCTGGGAATGAACAACGAATTCAGCCCTCGTTTCTTACGCCGCTATTTAAATTTATACGAAGAAATGACTCAAGCCATCAGTCAATATGCTGCCGACGTAAAATCTGCAGATTTCCCAAATTCAGGGGAACAATATTAA
- a CDS encoding four helix bundle protein translates to MHQFKELLIWKKSRLFCSKIYNVTADFPSEEKFGITNQLRRASVSIASNIAEGSSRNSNKEFARFLEIAIGSAYEVETQLLISSDLGFINEEDITELIPLLEEIIKMTSKFRTTLL, encoded by the coding sequence ATGCATCAATTTAAAGAGCTGCTAATTTGGAAGAAAAGCAGGTTGTTCTGTTCTAAAATTTACAATGTAACTGCTGATTTTCCAAGTGAAGAGAAATTTGGGATCACAAATCAATTGCGAAGGGCTTCCGTTTCTATTGCTTCAAATATAGCCGAAGGTTCTTCAAGAAATTCTAATAAAGAATTTGCGCGATTTTTAGAAATCGCAATTGGTTCAGCATACGAAGTCGAAACACAGCTTCTTATTTCATCAGATTTAGGTTTTATAAACGAAGAAGACATAACTGAATTAATACCGCTTTTAGAAGAAATAATTAAAATGACATCAAAATTTAGAACTACCTTATTATAA
- a CDS encoding RluA family pseudouridine synthase, protein MKVVSNKNNLQILHEDNHIIVVNKRVGDIVQGDKTGDKPLSDIVKEYIKDKYNKPGDVFLGVIHRLDRPTTGIVVFARTSKALSRMNEMFSNRETQKTYWAVVKNKPQQNTAKLVHYLKRNEKNNTSKAHLKEVPDSKLASLDYTVFKELQNYVALEINLHTGRHHQIRAQLAAIGSPIKGDLKYGFDRSNPDGGIHLHARKLVFVHPVSKENLTIIAPTPDETIWNAL, encoded by the coding sequence ATGAAAGTCGTTTCCAACAAAAACAACCTCCAAATTCTTCACGAAGACAATCACATCATTGTGGTCAACAAACGCGTGGGTGATATTGTACAAGGAGATAAAACCGGGGATAAACCTTTATCTGATATTGTAAAAGAATATATCAAAGACAAATACAATAAACCCGGAGACGTTTTTCTGGGGGTGATTCATCGTCTGGACAGGCCTACGACGGGAATTGTTGTTTTTGCCAGAACCAGTAAAGCATTGTCACGTATGAACGAAATGTTCAGTAATCGTGAAACTCAAAAGACGTATTGGGCTGTAGTTAAAAATAAACCGCAACAAAACACTGCGAAGCTCGTTCATTATCTCAAAAGAAACGAGAAAAACAATACTTCAAAAGCACATTTAAAGGAAGTTCCGGACAGTAAACTGGCCAGTCTGGATTATACTGTTTTCAAAGAGCTTCAAAATTATGTGGCACTCGAAATCAATTTGCATACCGGCCGTCATCATCAGATTCGTGCCCAGCTGGCAGCAATTGGCTCTCCAATAAAAGGAGATTTAAAATATGGTTTTGACCGAAGTAATCCTGACGGTGGAATACATCTTCATGCCCGAAAATTAGTTTTTGTACATCCGGTTTCTAAAGAAAACCTCACGATAATCGCTCCTACTCCCGACGAGACTATTTGGAATGCACTATGA
- a CDS encoding aldehyde dehydrogenase, with product MDYKNNIAYRKETLKKLLYNIQKSEDLIVKALYDDFKKPEFEAVLTETNYVISDLKDTIRNMNKWAKPKRVLPSLLNFPSTDYIFKEPYGNVLVIAPWNYPFQLALCPLISAVAAGNRVVLKPSELTPHTSAVIAKIIEKTFHVKHVEVIEGGVEVSNQLLAQRWDYIFFTGSVAVGKIVAKAAAENLTPVTLELGGKNPCIIDETANLKLAAKRIVWGKFINAGQTCIAPDYILIQKNMKVNFISFLIEEILKAYGKKIDKSPDFARIINTKNWVRLDSMIEREKVIFGGETAAEKNYISPTLIEEPTLDSPVMKEEIFGPILPILTYETEADIHNVISRYEKPLAFYVFSENKNFAKKLITSHSFGGGCINDTVVHFSNKRLPFGGVGHSGIGAYHGQLSFDIFSHHKAVVKKGNWLDLPMRYAPYKNKLISLKRLLNWL from the coding sequence ATGGACTATAAAAACAACATTGCCTACAGGAAAGAAACGTTAAAGAAATTGTTGTACAACATTCAGAAAAGCGAGGATTTGATTGTAAAAGCTTTGTACGATGATTTTAAAAAGCCTGAATTTGAAGCTGTTTTAACCGAAACCAACTATGTAATTTCGGATCTAAAGGATACCATTAGAAACATGAATAAATGGGCGAAACCAAAACGCGTTTTGCCTTCTCTGCTCAATTTCCCTTCTACCGATTATATTTTTAAAGAGCCTTACGGAAATGTTTTGGTAATTGCTCCCTGGAATTATCCGTTTCAATTGGCTTTATGCCCTTTAATTTCAGCTGTAGCCGCCGGAAACAGAGTTGTTTTGAAACCTTCAGAACTGACGCCACATACCTCAGCAGTGATTGCTAAAATTATTGAGAAGACATTTCACGTCAAACATGTTGAAGTTATTGAAGGCGGTGTTGAAGTTTCTAACCAATTACTTGCACAGCGCTGGGATTATATCTTCTTTACCGGAAGTGTTGCTGTTGGAAAAATTGTAGCCAAAGCTGCTGCCGAAAATTTAACTCCCGTAACTTTGGAACTAGGCGGAAAAAACCCGTGTATCATTGACGAAACTGCCAATTTAAAACTGGCGGCAAAACGAATCGTATGGGGAAAATTCATCAATGCCGGACAAACCTGCATTGCACCGGATTACATACTGATTCAGAAAAACATGAAAGTCAATTTTATTTCTTTTCTGATAGAAGAAATTCTAAAAGCTTACGGCAAAAAAATAGACAAATCTCCTGATTTCGCCCGCATTATCAATACCAAAAACTGGGTGCGCTTAGACAGTATGATCGAACGTGAAAAGGTTATTTTTGGAGGAGAAACAGCTGCTGAAAAAAACTACATCTCACCTACTTTAATTGAGGAACCTACTTTGGACAGTCCGGTCATGAAGGAAGAAATATTTGGCCCTATCCTGCCTATTCTGACTTACGAAACAGAGGCCGATATTCACAACGTGATCAGTCGTTATGAAAAACCTCTTGCCTTTTATGTCTTCAGTGAAAATAAAAATTTTGCTAAAAAACTAATTACTTCCCATTCTTTTGGAGGAGGCTGTATCAATGATACTGTGGTTCATTTCTCAAACAAAAGATTACCATTCGGAGGAGTTGGTCATAGCGGTATTGGTGCTTATCACGGTCAATTGAGCTTTGATATTTTTTCGCATCACAAAGCAGTAGTAAAAAAAGGAAACTGGCTTGATTTACCTATGCGTTATGCTCCCTACAAAAACAAACTGATATCCCTGAAACGTTTACTAAACTGGTTGTAA
- a CDS encoding PAS domain S-box protein, protein MVANYSLFNSLIPGVAILGNALKSIITKWYVINSDIIFYNNPKLIMLGLSMIAFLTLLVYQFFRIKTRIGYFIERKPETETVNKEYHLYILFFGIALIVIEIINEIFKIRPKSLLLVNVSIGFSMLLFYFIIGKIEFLRKRVQSIFILSFFVYLFYVGYNIIYRTNDIIPIIAFLIFFYFSYSILKPIKLYWFFVGLVFTFLITTVVYQLIPVKSSIILINYCVLIFILNQVKYAVLLNNSDNFRFTNEIVHKGNSLTIATNEKNEVLFCSETITSILGYLPDEVMGAKFWKLTNETGYPENLSNINHEEDKLYIRKLRSKNGEYKYIQWKDKRFSQGLIISIGQDVTEQITVRDQYKNLIQTATDIIFEIDSDGYFTFINDFGFSILGYSENEIISQHYSNFIHENYQRNAVDFYENLELNENNFPTIEIPILKKNGKKLWISQKIIVRKNDLGQTIGFAGIARDITEIRNIENDKRKRLKKIESYNNSINKLSTTDFSQYDNLNTVIDYIIEEAAIVTKTNRVSFWKCHKDLISCKNLFSIDKQHLNDKNILDKQSYPIYFETLKSKAIINAPDVFNKLETSEFQKLYFTKNHIKSMLDVPIFLNGQLVGVVCFESTEEKRNWDNEDINYARTISDVISLAISSQMRLEAEKKLEFKSQLLSALSLCTEKFLMSKSTQEMFQETYNLIGKAAKVDHMYYYEKDFTTNTVSQKYKWSRQGIEHQITKLQRLTKDQLQEIYEAAQNKKIVNTLTRKLNDTFFKQLLIANEIKSILILPLYINDIFTGFIGFDDCTKERKWSEEEIYIFQVLANNISSALERNRNETKILESEEKFKLIANNIPGTVYLSKFDAFSTKIFLNDEILNLTGYSKSEFIENNLSFLSLIHPDDKDEVINNQIDNLQSGMPLHNVYRIRRKTGEFIWVEEFGDVIKKGDEIEFVGGIYFDITNKKESEDAIKAKQLAEAANKSKSDFLANMSHEIRTPLNGIIGFTHLLMNTGLEEIQEKYMTTINQSAHSLLDIINDILDFSKIEAGKLELFIDLYDIKKVLGQVFDLIVYESNQKNLQLELNVAPDVPKYIWTDIVRIKQILINLLSNAVKFTNEGSIKLNVSVLEKGNNNDCTIRFSVVDTGIGILEKNQKKIFKAFSQEDSSTTRKFGGTGLGLTISNQLLALMESRLQLESKIDKGSNFYFDLNLKTSNQSISEKYNTELQNTGLELNSDAPVSDQKNITFLIVEDNKVNMLLLKTIIKNLYSGAYIHECENGYEAVSQFENINPDLVFMDIQMPIMNGYETTRAIRNTIIGKDIPIIAVTAGAEKEERNKCLSAGMNDYISKPIMKGSVEEALVKWLK, encoded by the coding sequence ATGGTAGCAAACTATAGTCTTTTCAATTCGTTGATCCCAGGAGTTGCCATACTTGGTAATGCCCTGAAATCAATTATTACGAAGTGGTATGTCATCAATTCAGATATCATATTTTACAACAATCCTAAACTCATTATGTTAGGATTGTCGATGATTGCTTTTCTGACCCTTCTCGTATACCAATTCTTCCGGATCAAGACCAGAATTGGCTACTTCATCGAAAGAAAACCGGAAACAGAAACAGTAAACAAAGAGTATCATCTCTATATTTTGTTCTTTGGTATTGCATTAATTGTAATCGAAATCATCAACGAAATTTTTAAAATCAGGCCAAAAAGTTTACTTTTAGTTAATGTAAGCATAGGCTTCTCGATGCTTTTATTTTATTTCATCATTGGTAAAATTGAGTTTTTAAGAAAGCGGGTTCAGTCGATATTTATTCTATCCTTCTTTGTTTATCTCTTTTATGTCGGATATAACATCATCTATCGCACCAACGATATTATTCCTATAATTGCTTTTTTAATTTTCTTCTACTTCTCCTACAGCATCTTAAAACCCATAAAGTTATACTGGTTCTTTGTCGGATTAGTTTTTACCTTTCTGATTACAACGGTTGTTTACCAATTAATTCCGGTAAAATCATCCATTATCTTAATCAACTACTGTGTTCTGATTTTCATTCTTAATCAGGTTAAATATGCCGTTTTACTAAACAACAGTGATAATTTCAGATTCACTAATGAGATTGTACACAAAGGAAATTCACTGACTATTGCCACAAACGAAAAAAACGAAGTCCTGTTTTGCAGTGAAACCATCACTTCTATTCTGGGATATTTACCGGATGAAGTTATGGGGGCTAAATTTTGGAAATTAACGAATGAAACGGGCTATCCTGAAAACCTCAGCAATATAAATCATGAAGAAGACAAACTTTATATCCGGAAATTAAGAAGCAAAAACGGAGAATACAAATACATACAGTGGAAAGACAAAAGATTTTCTCAGGGCTTAATTATTAGTATCGGTCAGGATGTTACGGAACAAATTACCGTTCGCGATCAATACAAAAACCTGATTCAAACTGCTACGGATATCATTTTTGAAATTGATTCTGATGGTTATTTTACCTTTATCAATGACTTTGGATTTTCGATATTGGGGTATTCTGAAAACGAAATTATCTCTCAGCATTATTCTAATTTCATCCATGAAAACTATCAGCGTAATGCCGTAGATTTCTATGAAAATCTGGAATTGAATGAAAATAATTTCCCCACCATTGAGATTCCTATTCTGAAGAAAAACGGGAAAAAACTTTGGATTTCGCAAAAGATTATTGTTCGAAAAAATGACCTCGGACAAACAATTGGCTTTGCTGGAATAGCCCGCGACATTACTGAAATTAGAAACATTGAGAACGACAAAAGAAAACGTCTAAAGAAAATCGAGTCGTATAACAATTCGATTAATAAACTCTCAACCACAGATTTTAGCCAATACGACAATTTAAATACAGTTATTGATTATATCATAGAAGAAGCCGCAATTGTAACTAAAACCAATCGGGTGAGCTTCTGGAAATGTCATAAAGACTTAATCAGCTGCAAGAATCTTTTCAGCATTGACAAACAGCATCTTAATGACAAAAACATACTGGACAAACAATCTTATCCAATTTACTTTGAAACGCTTAAAAGCAAAGCAATCATAAATGCTCCGGATGTTTTCAATAAGCTCGAAACATCCGAATTTCAAAAATTGTACTTTACCAAAAACCACATCAAATCGATGTTGGATGTACCTATCTTTTTAAACGGACAGCTTGTTGGAGTTGTTTGTTTTGAAAGTACCGAAGAAAAAAGAAACTGGGACAACGAGGATATCAATTACGCCCGCACCATTTCGGATGTGATCTCATTGGCAATCTCCTCACAAATGCGTTTAGAGGCCGAAAAAAAATTAGAATTTAAAAGTCAGCTATTGTCTGCACTTTCTTTGTGTACCGAGAAATTTCTAATGAGTAAATCTACTCAGGAAATGTTTCAGGAGACCTACAATTTAATTGGAAAAGCAGCCAAAGTAGACCATATGTACTACTACGAAAAAGATTTTACAACAAATACTGTAAGTCAGAAATACAAATGGTCCAGACAAGGTATTGAGCATCAGATCACAAAATTACAGCGATTAACAAAAGATCAATTGCAAGAAATTTACGAAGCTGCTCAGAACAAAAAAATCGTCAATACACTTACCCGAAAACTCAACGATACTTTTTTCAAACAACTACTAATTGCCAATGAAATTAAATCGATTCTGATATTACCGCTGTACATCAACGATATCTTTACCGGATTCATAGGCTTCGACGATTGCACTAAAGAGCGAAAATGGTCTGAAGAAGAAATTTATATTTTTCAGGTTCTGGCAAATAACATCTCATCGGCACTGGAAAGAAACCGAAACGAAACCAAAATTCTCGAAAGTGAGGAAAAATTCAAATTAATCGCCAACAACATTCCCGGCACGGTATATTTGTCAAAATTTGATGCTTTCTCTACTAAGATATTTCTCAACGATGAAATTTTAAATCTTACCGGATATTCCAAATCAGAGTTTATTGAGAATAATTTATCGTTTTTATCTCTTATTCATCCTGATGACAAAGACGAAGTGATCAACAACCAAATCGATAATTTACAAAGTGGAATGCCTTTGCACAACGTCTATCGCATCCGGCGGAAAACAGGTGAATTTATCTGGGTAGAAGAATTTGGAGATGTGATTAAAAAAGGGGATGAAATTGAATTTGTGGGTGGAATTTATTTCGACATTACCAACAAAAAAGAAAGTGAAGATGCCATAAAAGCCAAGCAGCTTGCCGAGGCAGCCAATAAATCTAAATCTGATTTTCTGGCCAATATGTCGCATGAAATCAGAACTCCTTTGAATGGCATTATTGGTTTCACGCATTTACTGATGAATACCGGCCTTGAAGAAATTCAGGAAAAATACATGACCACGATCAACCAATCAGCGCATTCGCTGTTGGATATCATAAATGACATTCTTGACTTTTCTAAAATCGAAGCAGGAAAACTGGAACTTTTTATCGATTTATACGACATCAAAAAAGTACTCGGACAAGTTTTTGATTTAATCGTATACGAATCCAATCAAAAGAATCTGCAGTTAGAATTAAATGTCGCACCTGATGTTCCCAAATACATTTGGACAGATATTGTGCGAATCAAACAAATCTTAATCAATCTGCTTTCAAATGCTGTTAAGTTTACCAACGAAGGTTCGATCAAACTTAATGTTTCGGTTCTGGAAAAAGGCAACAACAACGATTGTACTATCCGATTTTCAGTAGTGGATACCGGAATTGGAATTCTCGAAAAAAATCAGAAGAAAATTTTCAAAGCCTTTTCTCAGGAGGATAGCTCTACGACGAGAAAATTTGGAGGTACGGGATTAGGACTGACAATTTCAAATCAATTACTTGCTTTAATGGAAAGCCGCTTACAGCTGGAAAGTAAAATCGACAAAGGAAGTAATTTTTATTTTGACCTGAACTTAAAAACAAGCAATCAAAGCATTAGTGAGAAATACAATACTGAACTTCAAAATACCGGTCTCGAACTAAATTCTGACGCCCCGGTTTCAGATCAAAAAAACATTACCTTTTTGATTGTTGAAGACAATAAGGTCAACATGCTGCTTTTAAAAACCATCATCAAAAATCTGTACAGCGGTGCCTACATACACGAATGCGAAAATGGCTACGAAGCCGTAAGTCAATTTGAAAACATCAATCCTGATTTGGTTTTTATGGACATTCAGATGCCTATTATGAACGGTTATGAAACCACAAGAGCCATCAGAAATACCATTATTGGAAAAGACATTCCGATCATTGCCGTAACAGCTGGTGCCGAAAAAGAAGAACGCAACAAATGCCTTTCTGCAGGAATGAACGACTACATCTCTAAGCCCATAATGAAAGGCAGTGTCGAAGAAGCTTTAGTAAAATGGTTAAAATAA
- a CDS encoding neutral zinc metallopeptidase translates to MKWQGRRQSDNVEDRRSISGGKVAIGGGVIGIIILLLNVFGGETGQTVGNVLEQMQGGQQTTEAAAPLSKEDEALGQFVRVNLADNEDIWGKIFAENGLTYKNPKLVLFRGSVSTACGGASSASGPFYCPGDQKVYMDLGFFEELKTKFGAQGGDFAIAYVIAHEIGHHIQTLLGTSAKMREAQEGKSEAEANKLSVALELQADFYAGVWAHYNQKNLDTGDIEEALSAANAVGDDAIQSKMQGQVVPDSFTHGTSAQRMFWFKKGFQTGDIKQGNTFDEIR, encoded by the coding sequence ATGAAATGGCAAGGCAGAAGACAAAGTGATAACGTTGAAGACCGAAGATCAATCTCGGGCGGAAAAGTTGCTATTGGCGGTGGAGTTATTGGTATAATCATTTTATTATTAAATGTTTTTGGCGGCGAAACCGGTCAAACGGTAGGCAATGTATTAGAACAAATGCAAGGTGGACAACAAACTACTGAAGCTGCCGCTCCATTAAGCAAAGAAGATGAAGCATTGGGGCAATTTGTCAGAGTTAATCTTGCCGATAACGAAGACATTTGGGGTAAAATATTTGCAGAAAACGGTCTAACTTATAAAAACCCAAAATTAGTGCTTTTTAGAGGATCTGTAAGCACAGCCTGTGGAGGTGCATCATCAGCATCAGGACCGTTTTATTGTCCGGGCGATCAAAAAGTATATATGGATTTAGGCTTCTTTGAAGAACTAAAAACTAAATTTGGTGCCCAAGGTGGGGATTTTGCTATTGCCTACGTTATAGCGCACGAAATTGGCCACCACATACAAACACTGCTGGGAACCTCGGCAAAAATGCGAGAGGCACAGGAAGGAAAGAGTGAAGCCGAAGCCAACAAACTATCTGTAGCTTTGGAATTACAAGCTGACTTCTATGCCGGAGTATGGGCTCATTACAATCAGAAAAACTTAGACACCGGCGATATTGAAGAAGCCTTAAGTGCAGCCAACGCCGTTGGTGATGATGCCATACAGAGCAAAATGCAAGGACAAGTGGTTCCGGATTCCTTTACTCATGGTACATCCGCACAGAGAATGTTCTGGTTCAAAAAAGGTTTCCAAACCGGAGACATTAAACAAGGCAATACCTTTGATGAAATAAGATAA
- the bshB1 gene encoding bacillithiol biosynthesis deacetylase BshB1, whose protein sequence is MKLDILAFGAHPDDVELGCAGTILKEVSLGKKVGIVDLTRGELGTRGTAEIRDEEAKEAAKILGVLVRENLGMRDGFFMNDEKHQLEVIKMIRKYKPEIVLCNAIDDRHIDHGKGSKLVSDACFLSGLKKIETSVDGEEQEAWRPKVVYHYIQWKNIVPDFVVDITGFEKKKVEAVSAYKTQFYDPNSKEPATPITSKNFFESLNYRAQDLGRLVGKDFAEGFTVERCLAVNSLENLL, encoded by the coding sequence ATGAAACTAGACATATTAGCATTTGGTGCACATCCTGATGATGTAGAATTGGGTTGCGCAGGAACAATTTTAAAAGAAGTATCACTAGGTAAAAAAGTGGGTATTGTCGATTTGACACGTGGAGAGCTAGGAACGCGTGGTACGGCGGAAATCAGAGATGAAGAAGCAAAAGAGGCAGCAAAGATATTAGGGGTTTTGGTTCGTGAAAATCTGGGCATGCGCGATGGTTTTTTTATGAATGATGAAAAACACCAGCTGGAGGTCATTAAAATGATTCGAAAGTACAAACCGGAGATTGTATTGTGTAATGCAATTGACGACCGCCATATCGATCACGGGAAAGGCAGTAAATTAGTTTCGGATGCCTGCTTTTTGTCTGGATTGAAAAAAATCGAAACCTCGGTAGATGGAGAAGAGCAGGAAGCCTGGAGACCAAAGGTCGTGTATCATTATATACAGTGGAAAAACATCGTGCCTGACTTTGTAGTGGACATCACAGGTTTTGAAAAGAAAAAGGTTGAAGCGGTTTCGGCATATAAAACTCAGTTTTATGACCCAAATTCAAAAGAACCTGCTACGCCAATTACGAGTAAAAACTTCTTTGAAAGCTTAAATTATCGTGCGCAGGATTTAGGAAGGCTTGTTGGGAAAGATTTTGCCGAAGGTTTTACTGTTGAAAGGTGTTTGGCTGTCAATAGTTTAGAAAATTTACTGTAA